One part of the Chryseobacterium sp. 7 genome encodes these proteins:
- a CDS encoding bifunctional aconitate hydratase 2/2-methylisocitrate dehydratase produces the protein MNIYKDYIKEIEERKTQGLHPKPIDGAELLSEIISQIKDSGNADRSDSLKFFIYNTLPGTTSAAGVKAKFLKEIILGESIVEEISPAFAFELLSHMKGGPSIEVLLDLALGNDPAIAQEAANVLKTQVFLYEADTTRLKEAFESGNAIAKEILESYAKAEFFTKLPEVAEEIKVVTFIAGEGDISTDLLSPGNQAHSRSDRELHGKCMITPEAQEEIKALQAKHPDASVMLIAEKGTMGVGSSRMSGVNNVALWTGKQASPYVPFVNIAPIVGGTNGISPIFLTTVDVTGGIGIDLKNWVKKVDENGNPIRNENGDIVLEEAYSVATGTVLTINTKEKKLYNGDKELIDLTKSFTPQKMEFIKAGGSYAIVFGKKLQTFAAQLLGVEAPVVFAPSKEISYEGQGLTAVEKIFNRNAVGTTPGKVLHAGSDVRVQVNIVGSQDTTGLMTSQELESMAATVISPIVDGAYQSGCHTASVWDKKAQANIPKLMKFMNEFGLITARDPKGEYHAMTDVIHKVLNDITVDEWAIIIGGDSHTRMSKGVAFGADSGTVALALATGEASMPIPESVKVTFKGNMKEHMDFRDVVHATQAQMLKQFGGENVFQGRIIEVHIGTLPADQAFTFTDWTAEMKAKASINISEDNTLIESLEIAKGRIQIMIDKGMDNHNKVLQGLIDKANKRIEEIRSGEKPGLTPDANAKYYAEVVVDLDVIVEPMIADPDVNNDDVSKRYTHDTIRDLSYYGGEKKVDLGFVGSCMVHKGDLKIVSQMLRNIEKQQGKVEFSAPLVVAAPTYNIIDELKAEGDWELLEKYSAFEFDDNAPKGEARVEYKNVMYLERPGCNLCMGNQEKAAKGDTVLATSTRLFQGRVVEDSERKKGESLLASTPVVVLSAIIGRIPSIDEYKAAVEGIDLTTFVPSIKELTSTSAH, from the coding sequence ATGAATATTTATAAGGATTACATCAAAGAGATTGAAGAAAGAAAAACCCAGGGGCTTCATCCAAAGCCAATTGATGGTGCTGAATTACTAAGCGAGATTATTTCGCAAATAAAAGATTCAGGTAATGCTGACCGATCGGATTCTCTTAAATTTTTCATTTACAACACTCTACCAGGAACTACAAGTGCTGCGGGAGTGAAAGCAAAATTTTTAAAAGAAATTATTCTAGGTGAATCCATAGTAGAAGAAATTTCCCCGGCATTTGCATTTGAATTATTATCTCACATGAAAGGCGGACCTTCTATTGAAGTATTGCTAGATCTTGCTTTAGGTAATGATCCTGCTATTGCTCAGGAAGCAGCCAATGTTCTTAAAACACAGGTATTCCTTTACGAAGCAGATACTACCCGTCTTAAAGAAGCTTTCGAAAGCGGAAATGCAATTGCAAAAGAAATTCTGGAAAGCTATGCAAAAGCAGAGTTTTTCACTAAACTACCTGAAGTTGCTGAAGAAATCAAAGTTGTAACATTTATCGCTGGTGAAGGAGACATCTCTACAGATTTACTTTCTCCGGGAAACCAGGCTCACTCAAGATCAGACCGTGAACTTCATGGTAAATGTATGATCACTCCTGAAGCTCAGGAAGAAATCAAAGCTTTACAGGCAAAACATCCTGATGCAAGCGTTATGCTTATTGCTGAAAAAGGAACAATGGGTGTAGGTTCATCAAGAATGTCCGGAGTAAACAACGTTGCTCTTTGGACAGGAAAACAGGCTAGCCCATATGTACCATTTGTAAACATTGCTCCAATTGTAGGAGGAACAAACGGTATTTCACCAATCTTCCTTACCACAGTAGACGTTACCGGAGGTATTGGTATCGACCTTAAAAACTGGGTAAAGAAAGTAGACGAAAACGGAAACCCAATTCGTAACGAAAATGGAGACATCGTTCTTGAAGAAGCTTATTCAGTGGCAACAGGAACTGTTTTAACAATCAATACAAAAGAAAAGAAATTATATAACGGAGATAAAGAACTGATTGACCTTACCAAATCTTTCACTCCGCAAAAGATGGAATTCATCAAAGCAGGAGGTTCTTATGCTATCGTGTTTGGTAAAAAGTTACAGACATTTGCAGCTCAGCTTTTAGGAGTTGAGGCTCCTGTAGTTTTTGCTCCGTCAAAAGAAATTTCTTACGAAGGACAAGGACTTACAGCTGTAGAAAAAATATTCAACAGAAATGCTGTAGGAACTACACCAGGAAAAGTATTACATGCCGGTTCTGACGTTCGTGTACAGGTAAATATCGTTGGATCTCAGGATACGACAGGTCTTATGACTTCTCAGGAGCTTGAATCTATGGCGGCAACGGTAATTTCGCCAATTGTTGACGGCGCTTATCAATCAGGATGTCACACTGCTTCAGTTTGGGATAAAAAAGCACAGGCAAATATTCCGAAACTAATGAAGTTCATGAACGAATTCGGGTTGATTACAGCCCGTGACCCGAAAGGTGAATACCATGCGATGACTGACGTTATCCACAAAGTTCTTAACGATATCACTGTAGATGAGTGGGCAATCATCATTGGTGGTGACTCTCACACAAGAATGTCTAAAGGAGTAGCTTTCGGAGCTGACTCAGGAACTGTTGCTCTTGCATTAGCTACTGGTGAAGCATCTATGCCAATTCCTGAATCTGTGAAGGTAACGTTCAAAGGAAACATGAAAGAACACATGGATTTCCGTGATGTGGTTCATGCAACACAGGCTCAGATGCTGAAGCAGTTTGGAGGAGAAAACGTATTCCAGGGTAGAATCATTGAGGTTCACATTGGAACACTTCCCGCTGACCAGGCATTTACATTTACAGACTGGACTGCTGAGATGAAGGCAAAAGCTTCTATCAACATTTCTGAAGATAATACTTTGATCGAATCATTGGAAATTGCAAAAGGCAGAATCCAGATCATGATTGACAAGGGTATGGATAACCACAATAAAGTTCTTCAGGGACTTATTGACAAAGCAAACAAGAGAATTGAAGAAATCAGATCAGGAGAAAAGCCAGGTCTGACTCCGGACGCCAATGCTAAATATTACGCTGAAGTAGTTGTAGATCTTGATGTAATTGTAGAACCTATGATTGCTGACCCGGATGTAAACAACGACGATGTATCCAAAAGATATACTCACGATACCATCAGAGATCTTTCTTACTATGGAGGTGAGAAAAAAGTAGATCTTGGTTTCGTAGGATCTTGTATGGTTCACAAAGGTGACCTTAAGATTGTTTCTCAAATGCTTAGAAATATTGAAAAACAACAAGGAAAAGTAGAATTTAGTGCCCCTCTTGTTGTAGCAGCTCCTACTTATAACATCATTGACGAATTAAAGGCAGAAGGTGACTGGGAATTACTAGAAAAATATTCAGCTTTTGAATTTGATGATAATGCTCCAAAAGGAGAAGCCCGTGTTGAATATAAAAATGTAATGTACCTTGAGCGTCCCGGATGTAACCTTTGTATGGGTAACCAGGAAAAAGCAGCTAAAGGAGACACTGTTTTAGCGACTTCTACCCGTCTTTTCCAGGGAAGAGTAGTGGAAGATTCTGAACGTAAAAAAGGAGAATCTCTATTGGCTTCAACTCCGGTTGTTGTTCTTTCTGCAATTATTGGAAGAATTCCTAGCATTGATGAGTATAAAGCTGCTGTTGAAGGTATTGACCTTACTACTTTCGTTCCTTCTATTAAAGAACTGACAAGCACAAGCGCTCACTAA
- a CDS encoding TonB-dependent receptor plug domain-containing protein produces the protein MHNFKKRIFVPSIALISTFYYAQTDTLQSKKIEDVVILGSRGSGRSLTDTPVPVDIINISKILKQSPTNNIGQALNYIVPSFSSTSHTVNDGTDFVDPALLRGLGPDQVLVLLNGKRRYQSSLINVTLTPGRGSVGTDLNAIPAFALDKIEVLRDGASAQYGSDAIAGVVNLGLKKRLGLSGQVFLGGYASPVANNFSGGMDGQTISIDLNYGAKIGKTGFINITGSAQYRDPYSRAGVREGDIFNAYNAINYRALQNGVNIDGLYKNITNTSNTQQIINTVKQYATKVGYFGTDFQSQISGANSISDLQKILGKDFTSQELNYRGLERKDFSLRAGQSKLQSGQLFFNSEIPVNEDWKVYSFGGYSYRLGNAGGFYRLPNTERNINAVTPNGYLPQIEATVNDYSLAAGIKGKWNGWNVDFSNTFGKNTFGFGVVNTFNASLTDSSPRTFDAGGSEFSQNTVNLDLSKKYDVLKGLNIAFGAEYRHENYKVNAGKENSYASYDIYGRVVTAKTPENEKVTDFFGNVRPAGAQVFPGFSPENAVSGNRNSIAAYADAELEVTDGWLLEGALRYENYSDFGSTFNYKLATNVKLVPNLNWRGAVSTGFRAPSLAQIYYSSTSTLIQQGKTTQVGTFRNNSEAAQALGIPKLKQETSQSYSTGITWKIPSLSLTFTADAYLIKIKDRVVLTDLFYRPDGNFTPGSDQAVLQDAFDLARASAANFFANAVDSQTKGLDITISQNSKISSGISLENNLGINFNQTKRIGDIHASSKLVSQIDNYFSEPNRVYFEEAVPRVKATLSNTLRVSGFTFLLRNSFFGKVTDADVIDANFDGVTGSTEHFILNNRFVTDLSVGYDFNKNISATIGSNNILNILPSKSPSISSLTADNQFVYSRQVSQYGIGGRFLFARIEFRF, from the coding sequence ATGCATAATTTCAAAAAAAGAATCTTTGTTCCTTCTATTGCGCTTATTTCTACATTTTATTACGCCCAGACGGATACTTTACAATCTAAAAAAATAGAAGATGTGGTGATCCTTGGCTCAAGAGGTTCCGGAAGATCACTTACAGATACGCCCGTTCCGGTGGATATCATTAATATATCTAAAATTTTAAAACAGAGCCCGACTAATAATATCGGTCAGGCCTTAAATTATATTGTTCCTTCATTTTCATCCACTTCACACACTGTTAATGATGGAACTGATTTCGTAGATCCTGCTCTTCTAAGAGGTTTGGGACCAGACCAGGTTCTGGTTTTACTCAATGGGAAAAGAAGATATCAGTCTTCATTAATAAACGTTACCCTTACACCGGGAAGAGGATCTGTGGGAACCGACCTTAATGCTATTCCGGCTTTTGCTTTGGACAAAATAGAGGTTTTAAGAGATGGAGCTTCCGCCCAATATGGTTCTGATGCCATTGCAGGAGTTGTCAATCTCGGTCTGAAAAAAAGATTAGGACTTTCCGGACAGGTGTTTTTAGGTGGATATGCTTCACCTGTTGCCAATAATTTCTCAGGAGGTATGGATGGACAGACTATTTCCATAGATCTTAATTATGGAGCAAAAATTGGAAAAACAGGATTTATTAATATTACAGGTTCTGCACAATACCGTGATCCATATTCCAGAGCGGGAGTAAGGGAAGGAGATATTTTCAATGCTTACAATGCCATTAATTATAGAGCATTGCAGAATGGAGTCAATATTGATGGTTTGTATAAAAATATTACCAACACTTCCAATACTCAGCAGATTATCAATACAGTTAAACAATATGCAACTAAGGTTGGCTATTTTGGAACTGATTTTCAATCTCAAATTTCGGGAGCAAACAGTATTTCCGATCTTCAGAAAATATTGGGTAAAGATTTTACATCTCAGGAACTTAATTACAGAGGATTGGAGAGAAAAGATTTCAGTCTGAGAGCAGGACAGTCTAAGCTACAGTCAGGCCAGCTTTTTTTCAACTCTGAGATTCCTGTGAATGAAGACTGGAAGGTTTATTCATTTGGTGGTTATAGCTACCGTCTTGGAAATGCCGGAGGTTTTTACAGGCTCCCGAATACAGAAAGAAACATCAATGCAGTTACTCCTAACGGGTATCTTCCTCAGATTGAAGCCACAGTAAATGATTATTCTCTTGCTGCCGGAATTAAAGGGAAATGGAATGGCTGGAATGTGGATTTCAGCAATACTTTTGGAAAAAACACCTTTGGTTTTGGGGTTGTGAATACATTTAACGCTTCACTTACAGACAGCTCTCCAAGAACTTTTGATGCCGGAGGATCTGAATTTTCACAAAATACCGTCAATCTGGATTTGTCTAAAAAATATGATGTCCTGAAAGGATTGAACATTGCATTCGGAGCTGAATACCGGCACGAAAACTATAAAGTGAATGCTGGGAAAGAAAACTCTTATGCTTCTTATGATATTTATGGACGTGTGGTAACCGCTAAAACCCCTGAAAATGAAAAAGTAACCGATTTCTTTGGAAATGTAAGGCCTGCCGGAGCTCAGGTTTTTCCAGGCTTTAGTCCGGAAAATGCCGTTTCAGGAAACAGAAACAGTATTGCTGCTTATGCTGATGCTGAACTGGAAGTTACTGACGGATGGCTGCTGGAGGGAGCTTTACGATATGAAAATTATTCAGATTTCGGGTCTACATTTAATTATAAACTGGCAACTAATGTAAAGCTGGTTCCTAATTTAAACTGGAGAGGGGCTGTTTCTACAGGATTCAGAGCACCTTCTTTAGCCCAAATCTATTATAGTTCTACTTCAACGCTGATTCAGCAGGGAAAAACCACACAGGTAGGTACTTTCAGGAATAATTCTGAAGCCGCACAGGCATTGGGTATTCCGAAATTAAAACAGGAAACGTCACAATCCTACAGCACAGGAATTACATGGAAAATTCCTTCACTAAGCCTGACTTTCACAGCAGATGCTTATTTAATAAAGATTAAAGACAGAGTAGTGCTTACAGATCTTTTCTACCGCCCTGACGGTAATTTTACTCCGGGTTCGGATCAGGCAGTTCTTCAGGATGCTTTTGATCTCGCAAGGGCTAGTGCTGCCAACTTTTTTGCCAATGCAGTAGACTCTCAGACAAAAGGGCTGGATATTACCATCTCTCAGAACTCAAAAATTTCATCAGGGATTTCTTTAGAGAATAATCTGGGAATCAACTTTAATCAGACCAAAAGAATCGGAGATATTCATGCATCTTCTAAATTGGTAAGCCAGATTGATAATTATTTCTCAGAACCGAATAGAGTGTATTTTGAAGAAGCTGTACCGCGCGTAAAAGCTACCTTGTCTAATACATTAAGAGTTTCAGGATTTACTTTCCTGCTGCGAAACTCTTTCTTTGGTAAAGTGACGGATGCGGATGTTATAGATGCTAATTTTGACGGAGTAACTGGAAGTACAGAGCACTTTATCCTTAATAACCGCTTCGTGACAGATTTATCTGTAGGATATGATTTTAATAAAAATATTTCAGCAACAATCGGGAGCAATAATATTTTGAATATACTACCTTCTAAAAGCCCAAGTATAAGTTCATTAACAGCTGATAACCAGTTTGTATATTCCAGACAGGTTTCCCAATATGGTATTGGAGGAAGGTTCTTGTTTGCAAGAATTGAATTCAGATTTTAA
- a CDS encoding WG repeat-containing protein: MKNILTVLCIFTSLFAFSQTKSVKKIPVKKVAKTPIQKGTSVNKSNPDLVVINKDLPVLIPKKKGDQFGYVNQNGKFIIQPEYHIAVFFYEDCNLLNSPNEKIRKFGTKDYATVEKNMISYRIDHTGKRVYQFKESDFGKCKFEEYKQQLFQAYILNGFYGIIEKSKFVNAADYRQFQIYPQYQYLFILEGDDVANPMIVASNNDKFGIIDVNNKIIVPFEYANIKRNFSWKLGKMFEVTKDGSNYYYIDANNKTY, translated from the coding sequence ATGAAAAATATACTGACTGTTTTATGCATTTTTACTTCGCTTTTTGCTTTTTCGCAGACGAAATCTGTGAAGAAAATTCCTGTGAAGAAAGTTGCGAAAACCCCTATTCAGAAAGGGACTTCAGTGAATAAATCTAATCCTGACCTGGTGGTAATCAACAAAGATCTTCCGGTTTTGATTCCTAAAAAAAAAGGAGATCAGTTCGGGTACGTGAACCAGAACGGAAAATTTATTATTCAGCCGGAATATCATATTGCTGTATTTTTTTATGAAGACTGTAATCTTTTAAATTCTCCTAATGAAAAGATCAGAAAATTTGGTACAAAAGATTATGCCACTGTAGAAAAGAATATGATTTCTTACCGTATAGATCATACCGGGAAGAGAGTGTATCAGTTCAAAGAATCAGATTTTGGAAAGTGTAAGTTTGAAGAATACAAGCAGCAGTTGTTTCAGGCCTATATTCTGAATGGTTTTTACGGAATCATTGAAAAATCAAAATTTGTGAATGCTGCAGATTACAGACAATTCCAGATCTATCCTCAATATCAGTATCTTTTTATTTTGGAAGGAGATGATGTGGCAAATCCAATGATTGTGGCTTCCAATAACGACAAATTTGGGATCATTGATGTCAATAATAAAATCATTGTTCCTTTCGAATACGCCAATATCAAAAGAAATTTCAGCTGGAAACTGGGCAAAATGTTTGAGGTAACAAAAGATGGCTCAAACTACTACTATATCGACGCGAATAACAAAACTTACTAA
- a CDS encoding TonB-dependent receptor, whose amino-acid sequence MKGLFFLGLSIGAVAFIQAQNKDSLKIREIEAVNFTKRLPVAKEIINVQKDLDGKNLGQDLPILLKNQTSIISTSDAGNGVGYTGFRIRGVSGSAINVMMNGVPYNDSESQGTFFVNVPDLTSSASQIVIQRGVGTSNNGVSAFGASINVLSKDPEEKFYFKTDDSYGSFNTYKYSAEIGSGKFWKNRLSVMGRYTHIHSDGYIDRASSNLHSYNFTALFEEGNTKIRLMAFGGKEKTYQAWNGIDRKTWETDPKFNISGAIYDANWENIVSFYNNETDNYRQNHYQLLWEQKFSDRWNLETTFHYTKGRGYYENYKQGDPFSRYNLPDIIEGGQTIKSSDFIRKKWLNNDFYGMVSTLYGKFENLDLNFGAVVNQYYGRHYGNVTGVFFPQIDESEYYRNRSVKNEVSGFAKALLRVDNFEFFGDLQLRKINYNTKILTAGDGEGADLSKNWLFFNPKAGVNYRIDGGKIFLSYAHAHREPNRDDLMANNDVKAEKLHDFEAGFEKQFGIVSFTANVYYMYYVNQLVLNGELNNVGAFIRTNSGKSYRRGVEVGALAKLSKQWEVSGNVTLSQNRNQDFNIQNGDIPKSLGNTQISFSPNVIANLSLKFNPTKNFQFVLMNQYVGKQYLDNTEDANLQLKDYFLTDFNAQYQFKIANNEIALKLLVNNLFNKKYVNNGSVYDGQPYYFSQAGTNFMFGVSWKIQ is encoded by the coding sequence ATGAAAGGATTATTTTTTTTAGGGCTAAGCATAGGTGCTGTAGCTTTTATTCAGGCTCAAAATAAAGATTCTCTGAAAATCAGGGAAATAGAAGCTGTCAACTTTACCAAAAGACTTCCGGTAGCGAAGGAAATCATCAATGTACAGAAAGATTTAGACGGGAAAAATTTAGGACAGGATCTGCCTATTCTTTTAAAAAATCAAACTTCCATTATTTCCACTTCAGATGCAGGAAATGGAGTGGGATACACTGGGTTTAGAATCCGTGGAGTTTCAGGTTCTGCCATCAATGTAATGATGAATGGTGTTCCGTATAACGATTCTGAAAGTCAGGGAACATTCTTTGTCAACGTTCCGGATTTGACAAGTTCTGCATCACAGATTGTCATTCAGAGAGGGGTAGGAACCTCCAATAATGGGGTATCCGCTTTCGGAGCGAGCATTAATGTACTTTCTAAAGATCCGGAAGAGAAATTTTATTTTAAAACGGATGACAGCTACGGATCATTTAATACCTACAAATATTCAGCAGAAATAGGTTCCGGGAAGTTCTGGAAAAACCGTCTTTCTGTAATGGGGAGATATACACACATTCATTCTGATGGATATATCGACAGGGCTTCTTCCAATCTGCATTCTTATAATTTCACTGCTTTATTTGAAGAAGGAAATACAAAAATACGTTTAATGGCTTTCGGAGGAAAAGAAAAAACCTATCAGGCATGGAACGGAATTGACCGTAAAACCTGGGAAACCGACCCTAAATTTAATATTTCAGGAGCTATCTATGATGCGAATTGGGAGAATATAGTAAGTTTTTATAATAACGAAACGGATAATTACAGACAGAACCATTATCAGTTGCTTTGGGAACAGAAATTCAGTGACCGCTGGAATCTGGAAACTACATTTCACTATACGAAAGGAAGAGGATATTACGAAAATTACAAACAGGGAGATCCCTTTTCAAGATATAATCTGCCGGATATCATTGAAGGTGGACAAACTATAAAATCTTCAGATTTCATCAGGAAAAAATGGCTGAATAATGATTTCTATGGAATGGTTTCCACGCTCTACGGAAAGTTTGAAAATCTGGATCTGAATTTTGGTGCAGTAGTCAATCAGTATTACGGAAGACATTACGGAAATGTGACAGGGGTATTTTTTCCTCAGATTGATGAGAGTGAATATTACAGAAACCGCTCAGTAAAGAATGAAGTATCCGGTTTTGCAAAAGCTTTACTTAGAGTAGATAACTTTGAGTTTTTTGGTGATTTGCAGCTTAGAAAAATTAACTACAATACTAAAATTCTGACGGCAGGTGATGGTGAAGGTGCTGATTTAAGTAAAAACTGGCTGTTTTTTAATCCTAAAGCCGGAGTAAATTACCGGATTGACGGAGGTAAGATATTTCTTTCTTATGCTCATGCCCACCGTGAGCCGAACAGGGATGATCTGATGGCCAATAATGATGTAAAAGCTGAAAAACTTCATGATTTTGAAGCTGGTTTTGAAAAACAATTCGGGATTGTTTCCTTTACTGCTAATGTTTACTATATGTATTATGTGAATCAATTGGTTTTAAATGGAGAGCTTAATAATGTAGGAGCGTTTATTAGAACCAATTCCGGGAAGAGTTACAGAAGAGGTGTTGAGGTAGGTGCTTTGGCAAAATTATCCAAACAATGGGAAGTTTCGGGAAATGTAACATTAAGTCAGAACAGAAACCAGGATTTCAATATCCAAAATGGAGATATTCCCAAAAGTCTTGGAAATACACAGATTTCATTTTCTCCGAATGTAATTGCTAATTTAAGTTTGAAATTCAATCCTACCAAGAATTTCCAGTTTGTATTAATGAACCAATATGTTGGAAAGCAATATCTGGACAATACCGAAGATGCCAACCTGCAGCTTAAAGATTATTTCCTGACAGATTTTAATGCGCAGTATCAGTTTAAAATTGCCAATAATGAAATTGCTTTAAAACTATTGGTGAATAACCTTTTCAACAAAAAATATGTGAACAACGGATCCGTGTATGACGGCCAGCCCTATTATTTTTCTCAGGCAGGAACCAACTTTATGTTTGGTGTGAGCTGGAAGATTCAATAG
- a CDS encoding aconitate hydratase, which produces MTFDIDMIKKVYERYPERIAAARQIVGKPLTLSEKILYTHLWEGNATKAYERGNSYVDFAPDRVAMQDATAQMALLQFMQAGKAKVAVPSTAHADHLIQAKVGADKDLQEGINKNSEVFNFLSSVCDKYGIGFWKPGAGIIHQVVLENYAFPGGMMIGTDSHTVNAGGLGMVAIGVGGADAVDVMAGMAWELKMPKLIGVKLTGKMSGWTSAKDVILKVAGILTVKGGTGCIVEYFGEGAESLSATGKGTICNMGAEIGATTSTFGYDDSMRRYLSATGRQDVVDAADKIAEHLTGDAEVYANPEQYFDQLIEINLSELTPHLNGPFTPDLATPVAEFRAKAEANGWPLEVEWALIGSCTNSSYEDLSRAASIVEDAVSKGVKPKAILGINPGSEQVKFTAERDGFLDSFRKFENARIFTNACGPCIGQWDREGAEKGEKNSIIHSFNRNFAKRADGNPNTHAFVASPEMVAAVAISGRLDFNPITDTLTNEAGEQVKLDEPKGYELPSKGFAVDDNGYQAPSEDGSSVVVNVSPTSDRLQLLEEFPAWDGKNIEGAKVLIKAFGKCTTDHISMAGPWLKYRGHLDNISNNMLIGAVNAYNMETNKVKNELTGEYGEVPAVQRAYKAAGVPTIVVGDQNYGEGSSREHAAMEPRHLGVKAVLVKSFARIHETNLKKQGMLGITFANEADYDKIQEDDTVNFLDLDQFAPGKQLTLEFVHADGTKDIIMANHTYNDQQIDWFKAGSALNLIKQQEK; this is translated from the coding sequence ATGACTTTTGATATTGATATGATCAAAAAGGTGTATGAGCGTTATCCGGAAAGAATTGCTGCGGCAAGACAAATAGTGGGAAAACCTCTTACTCTTTCAGAAAAAATTCTTTATACCCACCTTTGGGAAGGAAATGCTACAAAGGCTTATGAAAGAGGAAACTCTTATGTAGACTTCGCACCAGACAGAGTAGCAATGCAGGATGCCACTGCACAGATGGCTCTTCTACAATTCATGCAGGCAGGAAAAGCTAAAGTAGCAGTTCCATCAACTGCACACGCAGATCACCTGATCCAGGCGAAAGTAGGTGCTGACAAAGACTTGCAGGAAGGAATCAACAAAAACTCTGAGGTATTCAACTTCCTGAGTTCTGTATGTGATAAATATGGAATCGGATTCTGGAAACCGGGAGCAGGTATCATTCACCAGGTTGTACTGGAAAACTATGCCTTCCCTGGAGGGATGATGATTGGTACTGACTCTCACACTGTAAATGCAGGAGGGCTGGGAATGGTAGCAATCGGTGTAGGAGGAGCTGATGCGGTAGATGTAATGGCAGGAATGGCCTGGGAGCTTAAAATGCCTAAACTTATCGGGGTAAAATTAACCGGTAAAATGAGCGGATGGACTTCTGCAAAAGACGTTATCTTAAAAGTAGCAGGAATTCTTACTGTAAAAGGAGGTACGGGATGCATCGTAGAATATTTCGGTGAAGGTGCTGAATCTCTTTCTGCAACAGGTAAAGGTACCATCTGTAACATGGGTGCTGAAATTGGGGCTACAACTTCTACTTTCGGATATGATGATTCTATGAGAAGATATCTTTCCGCTACAGGAAGACAGGATGTAGTAGATGCCGCTGATAAAATTGCTGAACATTTAACAGGTGATGCTGAAGTTTATGCTAATCCTGAACAATATTTCGATCAATTAATAGAAATCAACCTTTCTGAACTGACTCCTCACTTAAACGGACCTTTCACTCCTGATTTAGCTACTCCGGTTGCCGAATTCAGAGCTAAAGCTGAAGCTAACGGATGGCCTCTAGAAGTTGAATGGGCTCTTATCGGTTCTTGTACCAACTCTTCTTATGAAGATTTATCAAGAGCTGCATCAATTGTGGAAGATGCGGTATCGAAAGGTGTAAAACCTAAGGCTATCTTAGGAATTAACCCTGGTTCTGAGCAAGTGAAATTCACAGCGGAAAGAGACGGGTTCTTAGATTCTTTCAGAAAATTTGAAAATGCAAGAATCTTTACCAATGCTTGTGGACCGTGTATTGGGCAATGGGACAGAGAAGGGGCTGAAAAAGGAGAGAAAAACTCTATTATTCACTCTTTCAACAGAAACTTTGCGAAAAGAGCGGATGGTAACCCTAATACCCACGCATTCGTAGCTTCTCCAGAAATGGTAGCTGCTGTTGCAATCTCAGGAAGATTAGACTTCAACCCGATTACAGATACTTTAACGAATGAAGCAGGTGAACAGGTAAAACTTGATGAGCCTAAAGGTTACGAACTTCCTTCAAAAGGATTTGCTGTAGACGATAACGGATACCAGGCTCCATCTGAAGACGGTTCAAGCGTTGTTGTAAACGTAAGCCCCACTTCAGACAGACTTCAGTTATTAGAAGAATTCCCGGCTTGGGATGGTAAAAACATTGAAGGAGCTAAAGTATTGATCAAAGCTTTCGGAAAATGTACTACTGACCACATTTCTATGGCTGGACCATGGTTGAAGTACAGAGGCCACTTAGATAATATCTCAAACAACATGTTGATTGGAGCTGTGAATGCTTACAATATGGAAACCAATAAAGTTAAAAATGAATTAACCGGTGAATACGGTGAAGTTCCGGCTGTACAAAGAGCTTACAAAGCGGCAGGTGTTCCAACAATTGTTGTGGGAGATCAAAACTATGGTGAAGGTTCATCAAGAGAGCATGCAGCCATGGAGCCTAGACACCTTGGTGTGAAAGCTGTATTGGTAAAATCATTTGCGAGAATCCATGAAACCAACCTTAAGAAACAAGGGATGCTTGGAATCACTTTCGCTAATGAAGCTGATTATGATAAAATCCAGGAAGATGACACGGTTAACTTCTTAGATCTGGATCAGTTTGCTCCAGGAAAACAACTGACTTTAGAATTCGTTCATGCTGACGGTACTAAAGACATCATCATGGCAAACCACACGTACAACGATCAACAAATTGACTGGTTTAAAGCTGGTTCTGCTTTGAACCTGATCAAACAACAGGAAAAATAA